From the Octopus sinensis linkage group LG28, ASM634580v1, whole genome shotgun sequence genome, one window contains:
- the LOC115225805 gene encoding calcium load-activated calcium channel isoform X1, with translation MLVDCLLIVFISICTALLGEGLTWLMVYRTDKYKKLKSEVEKQSKKLEKQREAGMDVADRNQKKKLERQEEKLKNNSRDLSLVKMKSMFAIGFAFTALLSMFNSIFDGRVVAKLPFTPISLMQGLSHRNLAGDDYTHCSLSSSTFYVQCLYARTSKSYLVWPLQELLTNKESDSSHPHLNLLNDKLVKILKNILKINTS, from the exons aTGTTGGTGGATTGCCTTCTTATCGTGTTTATATCAATTTGTACGGCGCTACTCGGTGAAG GTTTAACATGGCTAATGGTTTACAGAACAGAtaaatacaagaaattgaaatctGAAGtagaaaaacaaagtaaaaaat tgGAGAAGCAAAGAGAAGCTGGAATGGACGTAGCTGATCGAAACCAGAAGAAAAAGTTAG aACGCCAAGAAGAGAAACTGAAAAACAACAGTCGAGATTTATCATTG GTTAAAATGAAATCCATGTTTGCAATTGGTTTTGCTTTCACTGCACTTCTGAGTATGTTCAATTCCAT TTTCGATGGCCGAGTGGTTGCTAAGTTACCATTTACTCCAATTTCACTGATGCAAGGTCTTTCACATCGAAATCTAGCCGGAGACGATTACACTCATTGCTCGTTATCTTCCTCTACATTCTATGTACAATGTCTATACGCCAG AACATCCAAAAGCTACTTGGTTTGGCCCCTTCAAGAGTTGCTAACAAACAAGGAGTCGGATTCTTCTCACCCCCACCTCAATTTGTTAAATGATAaacttgtaaaaatattaaaaaatatattaaaaataaatacttcataa
- the LOC115225805 gene encoding calcium load-activated calcium channel isoform X2 yields the protein MLVDCLLIVFISICTALLGEGLTWLMVYRTDKYKKLKSEVEKQSKKLEKQREAGMDVADRNQKKKLERQEEKLKNNSRDLSLVKMKSMFAIGFAFTALLSMFNSIFDGRVVAKLPFTPISLMQGLSHRNLAGDDYTHCSFIFLYILCTMSIRQNIQKLLGLAPSRVANKQGVGFFSPPPQFVK from the exons aTGTTGGTGGATTGCCTTCTTATCGTGTTTATATCAATTTGTACGGCGCTACTCGGTGAAG GTTTAACATGGCTAATGGTTTACAGAACAGAtaaatacaagaaattgaaatctGAAGtagaaaaacaaagtaaaaaat tgGAGAAGCAAAGAGAAGCTGGAATGGACGTAGCTGATCGAAACCAGAAGAAAAAGTTAG aACGCCAAGAAGAGAAACTGAAAAACAACAGTCGAGATTTATCATTG GTTAAAATGAAATCCATGTTTGCAATTGGTTTTGCTTTCACTGCACTTCTGAGTATGTTCAATTCCAT TTTCGATGGCCGAGTGGTTGCTAAGTTACCATTTACTCCAATTTCACTGATGCAAGGTCTTTCACATCGAAATCTAGCCGGAGACGATTACACTCATTGCTCGTTTATCTTCCTCTACATTCTATGTACAATGTCTATACGCCAG AACATCCAAAAGCTACTTGGTTTGGCCCCTTCAAGAGTTGCTAACAAACAAGGAGTCGGATTCTTCTCACCCCCACCTCAATTTGTTAAATGA